One genomic window of Equus caballus isolate H_3958 breed thoroughbred chromosome 6, TB-T2T, whole genome shotgun sequence includes the following:
- the GMPPA gene encoding mannose-1-phosphate guanylyltransferase regulatory subunit alpha isoform X1 has translation MLKAVILIGGPQKGTRFRPLSFEVPKPLFPVAGVPMIQHHIEACAQVPGMQEILLIGFYQPDEALTRFLEAAQQEFHLPVRYLQEFAPLGTGGGLYHFRDQILAGGPEAFFVLNADVCSDFPLSAMLDAHRHQPHPFLLLGTTANRTQSLNYGCIVENPQTHEVLHYVEKPSTFVSDVINCGIYLFSPEALKPLGDVFQRNQQDGQLEDSSGLWRGAGTIRLEQDVFSALAGQGQIYVYLTEGIWSQIKSAGSALYASRLYLGQYQLTHPERLAKHTPGGPRIRGNVYIHPTAKVAPSAVLGPNVSIGEGVTVGEGVRLRESIVLHGATLQEHTCVLHSIVGWGSTVGRWARVEGTPNDPNPNDPRAHMDSESLFKDGKLLPAITILGCRVRIPAEVLILNSIVLPHKELSRSFTNQIIL, from the exons ggACCCGCTTCAGGCCTTTGTCTTTTGAGGTGCCCAAACCCCTGTTCCCAGTGGCAGGGGTCCCTATGATCCAGCACCACATTGAGGCCTGTGCCCAG GTCCCTGGGATGCAGGAGATTCTGCTCATTGGCTTCTACCAGCCCGATGAGGCCCTTACCCGGTTCCTAGAAGCTGCCCAGCAGGAGTTTCACCTTCCGGTCAG GTACCTGCAGGAATTTGCCCCCCTGGGCACAGGGGGTGGTCTCTACCATTTCCGGGACCAGATCCTGGCGGGAGGCCCTGAGGCCTTCTTCGTGCTCAACGCAGACGTCTGCTCCGACTTCCCCTTGAGCGCTATGCTGGATGCTCACAGACACCAGCCTCACCCTTTCCTGCTCCTCGGCACCACG GCTAACAGGACGCAGTCCCTCAACTACGGCTGCATCGTAGAGAATCCACAGACGCACGAG GTCCTGCACTATGTGGAGAAACCCAGCACGTTTGTTAGTGACGTCATCAACTGCGGCATCTATCTCTTTTCCCCGGAAGCCCTGAAGCCCCTTGGGGATGTCTTCCAGCGGAATCAGCAGGATGGGCAACT GGAGGACTCTTCCGGCCTGTGGCGGGGGGCAGGTACCATCCGCCTGGAGCAGGATGTGTTCTCAGCGCTGGCTGGGCAGGGCCAGATCTACGTCTACCTCACTGAGGGTATCTGGAGCCAGATCAAGTCTGCAGG CTCAGCCCTCTATGCCTCCCGCCTCTATCTGGGCCAGTACCAGCTCACTCACCCAGAACGCCTGGCCAAGCATACCCCAGGGGGTCCACGGATCCGAG GAAACGTTTATATCCACCCAACGGCAAAGGTGGCCCCGTCGGCTGTG CTGGGCCCCAATGTCTCCATCGGGGAGGGGGTGACCGTGGGCGAGGGTGTACGGCTCCGAGAGAGCATTGTCCTCCACGGAGCCACGCTGCAG GAGCACACATGTGTTCTGCACAGCATCGTGGGCTGGGGGAGCACCGTAGGGCGCTGGGCCCGCGTGGAGGGTACCCCCAATGACCCCAATCCCAACGACCCCCGAGCCCACATGGACAGTGAGAGCCTCTTCAAGGATGGGAAGCTGCTGCCTGCCATCACCATCCTGG GCTGCCGCGTCCGGATCCCTGCTGAGGTGCTGATCCTGAACTCGATTGTTCTGCCACACAAGGAGCTGAGCCGAAGCTTCACCAACCAGATCATCCTCTGA
- the GMPPA gene encoding mannose-1-phosphate guanylyltransferase regulatory subunit alpha isoform X2, protein MSFRTDGNTHTWVHTRSGTDTETHTHVHSGGGYPWSIAPRALLIVSHNPQLVLLGLDLFPSVDSLPAHLPMLCLIHSAIFSLPPISLLLSPSLLASLSVSAERASLPSLSPSLSVTVSALTSCLPLGEDSSGLWRGAGTIRLEQDVFSALAGQGQIYVYLTEGIWSQIKSAGSALYASRLYLGQYQLTHPERLAKHTPGGPRIRGNVYIHPTAKVAPSAVLGPNVSIGEGVTVGEGVRLRESIVLHGATLQEHTCVLHSIVGWGSTVGRWARVEGTPNDPNPNDPRAHMDSESLFKDGKLLPAITILGCRVRIPAEVLILNSIVLPHKELSRSFTNQIIL, encoded by the exons ATGTCTTTCAGAACAGACGGCAACACACACACTTGGGTGCACACACGCTCGGgtacagacacagagacacacacgcACGTACACTCAGGCGGAGGCTACCCTTGGAGCATAGCACCCAGAGCCCTGCTCATCGTAAGCCACAATCCCCAGCTGGTCCTCCTAGGCCTGGACCTGTTCCCTTCTGTGGATTCACTCCCCGCCCATCTCCCCATGTTGTGCCTCATTCACTCGGCCATCTTCTCACTCCCTCCCatatctttgcttctctctccatctctcctggcCTCTCTGTCTGTTTCTGCTGAGCGGGCATCTCtaccatctctctctccctctctttctgtgACTGTCTCTGCTCTCACCAGCTGCCTTCCTCTGGG GGAGGACTCTTCCGGCCTGTGGCGGGGGGCAGGTACCATCCGCCTGGAGCAGGATGTGTTCTCAGCGCTGGCTGGGCAGGGCCAGATCTACGTCTACCTCACTGAGGGTATCTGGAGCCAGATCAAGTCTGCAGG CTCAGCCCTCTATGCCTCCCGCCTCTATCTGGGCCAGTACCAGCTCACTCACCCAGAACGCCTGGCCAAGCATACCCCAGGGGGTCCACGGATCCGAG GAAACGTTTATATCCACCCAACGGCAAAGGTGGCCCCGTCGGCTGTG CTGGGCCCCAATGTCTCCATCGGGGAGGGGGTGACCGTGGGCGAGGGTGTACGGCTCCGAGAGAGCATTGTCCTCCACGGAGCCACGCTGCAG GAGCACACATGTGTTCTGCACAGCATCGTGGGCTGGGGGAGCACCGTAGGGCGCTGGGCCCGCGTGGAGGGTACCCCCAATGACCCCAATCCCAACGACCCCCGAGCCCACATGGACAGTGAGAGCCTCTTCAAGGATGGGAAGCTGCTGCCTGCCATCACCATCCTGG GCTGCCGCGTCCGGATCCCTGCTGAGGTGCTGATCCTGAACTCGATTGTTCTGCCACACAAGGAGCTGAGCCGAAGCTTCACCAACCAGATCATCCTCTGA